The Fulvivirga ligni genome window below encodes:
- a CDS encoding GH92 family glycosyl hydrolase, translated as MKIISKSCTLAALLMLNACAFTQRAEEATAEKEAWVESPASFVNPFIGASTSTDAAGVYHGLGKTFPGATTPYGLVQVSPNTITGGDNGSGYSYEHTSIEGFAFTQMSGIGWFGDMGNFLVMPSVGELHTAAGKGDNPSAGYRSAYDKKSETASAGYYGVALSDYNIKAEMTAAPHSGMLQFTFPENKQSRIQIDLARRVGGTSTLQSIEVLNDHTIRGWMKCTPDGGGWGNGDGQANYTVYFYAQMSRPFTEYGIWEADIPDNWTRKREDIESDRYQQRIAEAKVSHNVDKAEGKHLGFFAEYDTKKDEQIQLKAGISFVSLEGAEQNLKAEIKDWDFEKLKSEATQLWNDALSKVKVAGGSDEEKKVFYTALYHTMIDPRVFEDVSGEYMGGDGEAHQSEHFTKRTIFSGWDVFRSQFPLQTIINPSLVNDMINSLVTLADEKDKSYLERWELLNAYSGCMIGNPAVSVISDAYSKGIRDFDAEKALKYMVNTDNQFGNNEVGYTYESLGISNTLEYAYTEWCTAHMAELMGEKEIAKDFYKRSESYKNIFDDSVSWFRPRRKDGSFEPWPEGGRLKEWYGSVESNPYQQGWFVPQDIDGMIKLMGGKEEVKDDLTNFFEKAPENLMWNEYYNHANEPVHHVPYLFNYVDAPWLTQKWTRLICDRGYKDGVEGLVGNEDVGQMSAWYILSASGIYQVCPGNNRIDITSPVFDEIQFQLDPKYAKGKTFTIIAHNNSPENLYIQEIKLNGKAHNEPYLDFEDIKEGGKLELTMGSEPNYKLK; from the coding sequence ATGAAAATAATTAGTAAATCGTGTACGCTGGCTGCATTGCTTATGCTCAACGCCTGTGCCTTCACCCAACGGGCTGAAGAAGCGACAGCGGAAAAGGAAGCATGGGTGGAGTCTCCGGCCAGTTTCGTCAACCCGTTTATCGGGGCTAGCACCAGCACAGATGCTGCTGGCGTCTACCATGGGTTAGGTAAAACATTCCCAGGTGCCACCACGCCTTATGGACTGGTGCAGGTGAGTCCAAACACCATCACGGGAGGCGATAATGGCTCGGGCTATAGTTATGAGCATACGTCCATCGAGGGCTTTGCTTTTACCCAAATGAGCGGAATAGGCTGGTTTGGAGATATGGGTAACTTCCTTGTTATGCCTTCAGTGGGTGAATTGCATACCGCTGCTGGCAAAGGCGACAACCCTTCGGCAGGATATCGTTCAGCGTATGATAAGAAAAGTGAAACTGCCTCTGCGGGCTACTACGGTGTCGCACTAAGTGACTATAACATTAAAGCGGAAATGACTGCTGCGCCCCACAGCGGCATGCTACAGTTTACTTTCCCCGAAAACAAGCAATCACGCATTCAAATTGATCTAGCCCGAAGAGTTGGAGGCACCTCTACACTACAATCCATCGAAGTGCTTAATGATCACACCATTCGTGGCTGGATGAAATGTACTCCTGACGGTGGTGGCTGGGGCAATGGCGATGGTCAGGCCAACTATACAGTTTATTTCTATGCCCAAATGAGCAGACCTTTTACGGAATACGGAATCTGGGAAGCCGACATACCTGATAACTGGACCAGGAAGAGAGAAGACATTGAGAGTGATCGTTATCAACAAAGAATAGCTGAAGCAAAAGTTTCCCATAATGTGGACAAGGCTGAAGGCAAACATCTGGGCTTCTTTGCCGAATATGACACCAAAAAGGACGAGCAAATTCAACTGAAAGCAGGTATTTCCTTCGTGAGTTTAGAAGGAGCAGAGCAGAATTTGAAAGCAGAGATAAAGGATTGGGATTTTGAAAAGCTAAAGTCCGAAGCTACGCAGCTATGGAATGACGCCCTTTCTAAAGTAAAGGTGGCTGGCGGCAGCGATGAAGAAAAGAAAGTTTTCTACACGGCCCTATATCACACCATGATCGACCCAAGAGTTTTTGAGGATGTGAGTGGTGAATATATGGGTGGTGACGGAGAAGCACACCAATCAGAGCATTTCACAAAAAGGACTATTTTCAGTGGTTGGGATGTGTTTAGAAGCCAGTTTCCACTGCAAACCATCATTAATCCTTCATTGGTGAATGACATGATAAACTCACTGGTAACGCTGGCCGATGAAAAAGACAAATCTTACCTGGAAAGATGGGAGCTGCTCAACGCCTACAGTGGCTGTATGATCGGTAATCCTGCCGTTTCTGTCATTTCGGATGCCTACTCTAAAGGCATAAGAGATTTTGATGCGGAGAAAGCATTAAAGTACATGGTAAATACTGATAATCAGTTCGGTAACAACGAGGTGGGCTATACCTATGAGTCGCTTGGTATTTCAAATACCCTGGAATACGCCTATACGGAATGGTGTACTGCTCATATGGCCGAATTAATGGGAGAGAAGGAAATCGCCAAAGACTTTTATAAAAGATCAGAGAGCTATAAAAACATATTTGACGACTCAGTTTCATGGTTTCGTCCCCGCAGAAAAGATGGCTCCTTTGAGCCCTGGCCTGAAGGCGGCAGATTGAAAGAGTGGTATGGAAGCGTAGAGAGCAACCCTTACCAACAGGGGTGGTTTGTACCTCAGGACATAGATGGTATGATCAAGCTGATGGGAGGTAAAGAAGAAGTGAAGGATGATCTGACCAACTTTTTCGAAAAAGCCCCGGAAAACCTCATGTGGAATGAATATTATAACCATGCCAATGAACCCGTGCATCATGTACCATACCTGTTTAACTATGTAGATGCTCCATGGCTCACCCAAAAATGGACCAGACTGATCTGCGACAGAGGCTACAAAGATGGCGTGGAAGGACTGGTAGGCAATGAAGATGTTGGTCAAATGTCGGCCTGGTATATACTTTCAGCTTCAGGCATTTATCAGGTATGCCCTGGAAATAACAGGATTGATATCACCAGCCCGGTATTCGATGAAATTCAGTTTCAGCTGGATCCCAAATATGCCAAAGGAAAGACTTTTACAATCATAGCTCATAATAATAGCCCGGAAAACCTCTATATCCAGGAGATCAAGTTGAATGGTAAGGCACATAACGAGCCATATCTTGATTTTGAAGATATCAAAGAAGGAGGGAAGCTGGAGTTAACTATGGGTTCTGAACCAAACTATAAACTTAAATAA
- a CDS encoding SGNH/GDSL hydrolase family protein, translating to MRRIGFTVIILLGFSWSLLAQTVKPFKEGEKVAFVGNSITEAGFYEEYIWLYYMTHFPDRRIEVINVGIGGDVSRQIDARIESDAFALNPTVVVVTFGMNDSGYHEYNGDNPQQFADDKVKESNKYFQEIIKKLKAKPNVEKIIMSTSPYDETMKNEQNYFPGKSKTIERIVAFQKEEAAKYNWPFVDLYYPMQAINTEGQKTNPEFTITGPDRIHPGNGGHLVMAYLFLKAQGLEAPVAEVSIDLKKGKVLQENNAKISNLQASKSSITFDYLAKSLPYPVDSSSRMWGNDQKMNLALDVVPFTQDFNREMLKLENLKAGKYQLLIDGDSIGIWDAQALNNGINLALQQNTPQYRQAWTVGHLANSIRDIDNKLREYYWIQFDFFLEHGMLFQNDDEAVEFARKQSENNFWLKSKMDTYEAMRFESIRKTYYDQKEALADLIYKLNKPKTHNFKIVPVAQ from the coding sequence ATGCGTAGAATAGGCTTTACTGTTATTATTTTACTCGGTTTCTCCTGGAGTTTGCTAGCGCAGACTGTGAAACCATTCAAAGAAGGTGAAAAGGTGGCTTTTGTGGGGAATAGCATCACGGAGGCAGGTTTTTATGAAGAGTACATCTGGCTTTACTACATGACTCATTTCCCTGATCGTAGGATAGAGGTGATCAATGTAGGTATCGGAGGAGATGTTTCCCGACAGATTGATGCCCGAATAGAATCTGATGCTTTTGCGCTCAATCCTACCGTGGTGGTAGTAACATTTGGAATGAATGACTCCGGTTATCATGAGTATAATGGTGATAATCCGCAGCAATTTGCTGATGACAAGGTGAAGGAATCTAACAAGTATTTCCAGGAGATCATTAAAAAGCTTAAGGCTAAACCTAATGTAGAAAAGATCATCATGAGCACTTCTCCTTATGATGAAACTATGAAGAATGAGCAAAACTACTTCCCTGGTAAAAGCAAAACCATAGAAAGAATTGTGGCTTTCCAGAAGGAGGAAGCAGCTAAGTATAATTGGCCTTTTGTTGATCTGTATTATCCAATGCAAGCCATCAATACAGAAGGACAAAAAACGAATCCTGAATTCACCATCACCGGTCCTGATAGAATCCACCCGGGCAATGGTGGTCATCTGGTGATGGCCTATCTATTCTTAAAAGCACAAGGCCTGGAAGCGCCTGTAGCAGAGGTAAGTATAGACTTGAAAAAAGGTAAAGTACTGCAAGAAAACAATGCTAAGATCAGCAATCTGCAAGCCAGCAAAAGTAGCATAACCTTCGATTATTTAGCTAAATCCTTACCTTATCCGGTGGACAGCAGCTCCAGAATGTGGGGTAATGATCAGAAGATGAACCTGGCTTTGGACGTGGTTCCTTTTACTCAGGATTTCAACAGAGAGATGCTAAAATTAGAAAACCTGAAAGCAGGCAAGTATCAATTATTGATTGACGGAGATAGCATCGGAATTTGGGATGCACAGGCTTTAAATAACGGAATTAATCTGGCTTTGCAACAGAATACACCTCAATACAGACAAGCATGGACAGTGGGGCACCTTGCCAATTCCATCAGAGACATTGACAATAAGCTAAGAGAATACTACTGGATCCAGTTCGACTTCTTTTTAGAGCACGGTATGTTATTCCAGAATGATGATGAGGCCGTTGAATTTGCCAGAAAGCAATCTGAAAACAACTTCTGGTTGAAATCTAAAATGGACACTTACGAGGCTATGAGGTTTGAAAGCATTCGTAAAACCTATTACGATCAAAAGGAAGCATTGGCCGATTTAATCTACAAGCTAAACAAGCCTAAAACACATAATTTTAAGATTGTACCGGTGGCTCAATAA
- a CDS encoding glycoside hydrolase family 38 C-terminal domain-containing protein, whose amino-acid sequence MKIRWLLLIVLFPQIVLAQQAYFVDGYHGGIYGHYPRWQTHFMVEKLKAHPDWKINLEIEPETWDSVKVYDPEAYVEFQQAMKNPELSERIDIVNPAYGQAYLYNISGESIIRQFDLGIRRLNEHFPGFSYTTYSSEEPCFTSALPQILKSFGFKNAVLKNPNTCWGGYVQNYGGELVGWEGPDKTMINTVTRYESEAFEKNSTWQTTAWGNSDTYVKAALAQGIEHPVGMCLQDAGWKGGPWLGIAKSTYRPSQYVTWTDYFEDYAVKQPTSQWDFSQEDIKVSLVWGAQVLQRIAQQVRTSENKITMAEKASAFSKATHQTTWPQSRFDEAWRTILLSQHHDCWIVPYNGRKGDTWADKVVDWTHSTNAISDSVTQQVLGAAQDIAYGEYIKIFNTQAVDREDVIRVNIQPDWNKNVLLTADDGQKTPAQVITAADGSKQLVFVGKVKPFGMTYFKVEKLKQESGEHFSNNESIIETAFYKLTLDPTKGGVITSLVDKKNGNKELVDLQSQRAFNELRGHFYEQNKLISSKDHPAEIEVVNDGPVLTTIAVKGHIDKHPFTQWITLYQSDGRIDFELDIDWQGSPGIGKYSQMEEYEAKDPKKAFYNDEYKLLVHFPLAFDHQKIYKNAPFDVTESRLQSTFFDRWDSIKNNVILNWVDVMDGDDNQGVALFTDHTTSYAHADDHPLALNVQYSGRGLWGRNYSLEGHTHMKYAIVPHQQKWDKAGIWMQSVAWNESLPAQIISKKANDQSLINFENQGWELISVQYDQDLLVRVFNAEGNEEPQNITLNGDFDEIKLVALNGEVLETLPIKDVKGQKTVSLSIPHFGIRTLKIKGFKSVKR is encoded by the coding sequence ATGAAAATAAGATGGTTATTGCTGATCGTGCTGTTTCCTCAAATAGTGTTAGCTCAGCAAGCTTATTTTGTGGACGGATATCATGGGGGTATTTATGGTCATTATCCAAGATGGCAGACCCACTTCATGGTAGAAAAGCTCAAGGCGCATCCTGATTGGAAAATCAATCTGGAAATAGAGCCTGAGACCTGGGATTCGGTAAAGGTTTACGACCCTGAGGCTTACGTAGAATTTCAACAAGCCATGAAAAATCCTGAGCTATCCGAACGAATCGACATTGTAAATCCTGCCTATGGTCAGGCCTACTTATATAATATTTCAGGGGAGTCTATTATTCGGCAGTTTGATCTGGGTATCAGACGATTGAATGAACATTTCCCTGGCTTTAGCTACACCACTTATTCCTCCGAAGAGCCTTGTTTTACCAGTGCTTTGCCTCAGATATTAAAATCATTTGGTTTTAAAAATGCCGTTTTGAAAAACCCCAATACCTGCTGGGGTGGCTATGTGCAGAATTATGGTGGTGAACTGGTAGGCTGGGAAGGACCAGACAAAACCATGATTAACACCGTCACCAGATATGAAAGTGAGGCTTTTGAAAAGAATTCTACCTGGCAAACCACTGCCTGGGGCAACAGTGATACTTATGTGAAAGCGGCTCTGGCTCAAGGCATTGAGCACCCCGTGGGCATGTGTTTGCAAGATGCCGGCTGGAAAGGTGGCCCATGGCTAGGCATTGCGAAATCCACCTATAGACCTTCACAATATGTCACCTGGACAGATTATTTCGAGGATTATGCTGTGAAACAACCTACCAGTCAATGGGATTTTAGCCAGGAAGATATCAAGGTCAGCCTGGTTTGGGGAGCTCAGGTATTGCAGAGAATAGCGCAGCAAGTACGCACCTCAGAAAACAAAATTACCATGGCTGAAAAAGCATCGGCCTTTTCAAAAGCTACCCATCAAACCACCTGGCCACAAAGCAGATTCGATGAGGCCTGGCGCACCATTTTACTATCACAGCATCATGATTGCTGGATTGTGCCCTACAATGGCAGAAAAGGAGACACCTGGGCTGATAAAGTGGTGGACTGGACACACAGCACCAATGCCATCAGCGATAGCGTAACACAGCAAGTACTTGGCGCTGCACAGGATATAGCTTACGGGGAATATATAAAAATCTTTAATACTCAAGCGGTTGACCGTGAGGATGTTATTCGTGTAAACATACAGCCAGATTGGAACAAGAATGTCTTACTGACTGCTGACGATGGCCAGAAAACTCCTGCTCAGGTAATTACAGCCGCTGACGGAAGCAAACAATTGGTATTTGTAGGCAAAGTAAAACCCTTCGGGATGACTTATTTCAAAGTGGAAAAGCTGAAACAAGAATCAGGGGAACACTTCAGTAATAACGAATCCATCATTGAAACTGCCTTTTATAAGCTTACCCTCGATCCTACCAAAGGAGGTGTTATCACCAGTTTGGTCGATAAAAAGAATGGCAATAAGGAACTGGTGGATCTACAATCGCAAAGAGCTTTCAACGAGCTAAGAGGGCACTTTTATGAACAGAATAAATTAATTTCTAGTAAAGACCATCCCGCTGAAATTGAGGTCGTAAATGATGGACCCGTGTTAACTACCATAGCGGTAAAAGGTCATATCGATAAGCACCCCTTTACCCAGTGGATCACACTTTATCAGTCCGATGGGAGGATAGATTTTGAACTCGATATTGATTGGCAGGGCAGCCCGGGCATTGGTAAATATTCACAAATGGAAGAGTATGAAGCCAAGGACCCAAAAAAGGCCTTTTATAATGATGAATACAAGTTGCTTGTTCATTTTCCATTGGCTTTTGATCACCAGAAAATATATAAAAATGCGCCATTTGATGTCACAGAAAGTCGGCTGCAATCCACCTTCTTTGATCGATGGGACAGCATAAAAAATAATGTCATCCTCAATTGGGTGGATGTGATGGATGGTGATGATAATCAAGGTGTTGCGCTTTTCACTGATCATACCACCAGCTATGCACATGCTGATGATCATCCTTTGGCGCTTAATGTACAGTACTCTGGTAGAGGGCTTTGGGGTAGAAACTACAGCCTGGAAGGTCATACCCATATGAAATATGCCATTGTTCCACATCAGCAGAAATGGGATAAAGCAGGCATATGGATGCAAAGTGTAGCATGGAATGAATCGTTGCCAGCCCAAATTATAAGTAAAAAAGCCAATGATCAGTCGCTCATCAACTTCGAAAATCAGGGTTGGGAGCTCATCTCAGTGCAGTATGATCAGGATTTGCTGGTACGTGTGTTTAATGCCGAAGGAAATGAAGAGCCTCAGAACATAACTCTGAATGGTGATTTTGATGAAATAAAATTAGTCGCTCTTAATGGAGAGGTGCTTGAAACACTACCAATAAAGGACGTCAAAGGCCAAAAGACGGTATCGCTAAGCATACCTCATTTTGGTATAAGAACATTAAAAATAAAAGGTTTTAAGTCTGTAAAACGATAA
- a CDS encoding discoidin domain-containing protein: protein MRKGIYILLSITLSFLLFCCQSADHSKGEYTHISLNSDQESVQWKVYPQDSIGKDSLNIFAPDYNTDGWVKAVVPGAVFTSYVEAGIEKDPNFGDNIYQVDKKLYDRNFWYRTELKAPESYKSGKTWLNFEGVNRKADVFFNGKLLGKLDGFMDRGHFDITDELEKEGNNVLAVLVYWPTLPIPNLASPTYISSASWDWMPYVPGLLMGITDDVYLSNSGDVTIHDPWIRTKLEGQKKAHLTIQTEVQNNAGEPVKGTLKGFIKPGNIEFSQEVTLAANERKTIAFTPSEFTQLNIDEPQLWWPNGYGDQPLYTCDFEFSANNEPSDYDQVTFGIREYGYDSTNHAFHLLINGEKIFVRGGNWGMSEYMLRCRGEEYETKLRLHKELNFNMIRNWIGSTTDEEFYKACDKYGIMVWDDFWLNSHPNLPTDIDAFSDNAIQKIKRYRNYASVALWCGDNEASPQPPLDSILAAHVAKYDAGDRRYQSNSRKGGGFSGSGPWTNADPKVYFSGLAGFNGDENSPVKGFRSEVGTAVFTTFESFKKFMPKEDWWPRNEMWNKHFFGKSAANGGPDTYEQSINERYGQANGIEDWCRKAQLLNLETNKAMYEGWRHDSWDKASGILTWMSQSAYPSFVWQTYDYYYDLNGAFWGARRGSEPVHIQWSASDNSVKVLNSTREDLEGVTAEIAVYDPAGKPYEELGGKVKLDAPANGIYDVFKINFNVNNLAANAQAVASSTSKDAGDASSVSDASSGTRWSSSYDDDNWVYVDLGEKKSFTTVRIYWESAFAKAYKLQLSDDAKNWKDVYQTTDGNGSIDHIQFLKQEARYVRMKGKKRATDWGYSIFEIEVYGESPDQLDPVHFIKLKLTDKEGNIISDNFYWRGSTPLDYTAINDLPKAHLEVNSAVAEKDGNYLVNAEIMNPKDARGVALAIRVKLVNSETGEQYLPTFKSDSYFSLLPGESKKVQLEIAKSIIGKDTPKLVVEPYNN from the coding sequence ATGCGTAAAGGCATATATATACTACTATCAATCACTCTTTCCTTCTTGTTATTCTGCTGTCAGTCGGCAGACCATTCGAAAGGGGAGTACACTCATATTTCTTTAAACAGCGATCAGGAATCTGTTCAATGGAAGGTCTATCCGCAGGACTCCATAGGCAAGGACAGTCTTAACATTTTCGCGCCTGATTATAACACTGACGGGTGGGTAAAAGCCGTGGTGCCGGGAGCAGTATTTACTTCTTATGTAGAAGCAGGCATAGAAAAGGATCCTAACTTTGGTGACAATATCTATCAGGTAGATAAGAAGCTTTACGATCGTAATTTCTGGTACAGAACGGAATTGAAGGCACCGGAAAGCTACAAGTCGGGCAAAACCTGGCTAAACTTTGAAGGTGTAAATCGAAAGGCAGATGTTTTTTTCAACGGTAAGCTATTGGGTAAACTGGATGGCTTCATGGACAGAGGCCATTTTGATATTACCGATGAGCTTGAAAAGGAGGGCAATAATGTACTAGCCGTGCTGGTTTATTGGCCCACATTACCTATTCCAAACCTGGCAAGTCCTACTTACATTTCCAGTGCCAGTTGGGATTGGATGCCTTACGTACCTGGCTTGCTTATGGGGATCACGGATGACGTTTACCTGAGCAATAGCGGTGATGTCACCATTCATGATCCATGGATAAGAACCAAGCTGGAAGGTCAGAAAAAGGCACATTTAACTATTCAAACTGAAGTTCAAAATAATGCCGGTGAACCAGTGAAAGGCACATTGAAAGGGTTCATTAAACCTGGAAATATCGAGTTTTCTCAAGAAGTGACCCTGGCTGCTAATGAGAGAAAAACTATAGCTTTCACTCCCTCAGAATTCACTCAACTGAATATTGATGAACCACAACTTTGGTGGCCTAATGGCTACGGTGATCAGCCACTTTACACCTGTGATTTTGAGTTTTCTGCAAATAATGAACCCTCTGATTATGATCAGGTGACTTTCGGTATCAGAGAATATGGTTATGACAGTACCAATCATGCCTTTCATTTACTGATTAACGGTGAGAAAATCTTTGTAAGAGGTGGGAACTGGGGCATGTCAGAATACATGTTGCGCTGCCGTGGTGAAGAATATGAGACCAAACTAAGGTTACATAAAGAATTGAATTTCAACATGATCCGTAACTGGATCGGCTCCACCACTGATGAAGAGTTTTATAAGGCTTGTGATAAATACGGCATCATGGTTTGGGATGATTTCTGGTTAAACTCACATCCTAATTTGCCTACTGATATCGATGCTTTTAGTGATAACGCCATCCAGAAAATCAAAAGATACAGAAACTATGCATCGGTCGCCTTATGGTGTGGTGACAATGAGGCTAGTCCACAGCCACCATTAGATTCTATTTTGGCTGCTCATGTTGCCAAGTATGATGCCGGTGACAGACGCTATCAATCCAACTCCAGGAAAGGTGGCGGATTCTCAGGCAGCGGCCCTTGGACTAACGCCGATCCAAAAGTATACTTCAGTGGCCTGGCAGGTTTTAATGGAGATGAAAACTCACCGGTTAAAGGCTTCAGAAGCGAAGTAGGAACAGCAGTTTTTACCACATTTGAGAGTTTCAAGAAGTTCATGCCCAAAGAAGATTGGTGGCCGAGAAATGAGATGTGGAATAAGCATTTCTTTGGTAAGTCAGCCGCGAATGGTGGCCCTGATACTTATGAGCAAAGCATCAATGAAAGGTACGGCCAGGCTAATGGAATAGAAGACTGGTGTAGAAAAGCGCAGTTGCTTAATTTGGAAACCAACAAAGCCATGTACGAAGGCTGGAGACATGACAGCTGGGATAAAGCCTCCGGGATTTTAACCTGGATGAGCCAATCTGCCTATCCATCATTTGTGTGGCAAACCTACGACTATTATTATGATCTGAATGGTGCTTTCTGGGGAGCCAGAAGAGGAAGCGAGCCGGTACACATTCAATGGAGCGCTTCTGATAATTCAGTAAAAGTGTTGAACTCCACTCGTGAAGACTTGGAAGGGGTAACCGCGGAAATAGCCGTATACGATCCTGCCGGCAAACCATATGAAGAGCTCGGAGGAAAAGTAAAGCTTGATGCTCCCGCCAATGGCATCTACGATGTATTTAAAATTAATTTCAATGTCAATAACCTGGCAGCCAATGCTCAAGCCGTAGCCTCATCCACCTCGAAAGACGCTGGGGATGCTTCATCAGTAAGTGATGCCAGCAGCGGCACCAGATGGAGCAGCTCATATGACGATGACAACTGGGTGTATGTTGATTTAGGGGAGAAAAAGAGCTTTACCACTGTAAGAATCTACTGGGAATCGGCCTTCGCCAAAGCGTATAAACTACAACTTTCAGATGACGCCAAAAACTGGAAAGATGTATATCAAACTACTGACGGCAACGGCAGCATCGATCATATTCAATTCCTTAAACAGGAAGCCAGATATGTGCGTATGAAAGGTAAGAAAAGGGCCACCGACTGGGGCTATTCCATCTTTGAAATTGAAGTATATGGTGAAAGCCCTGATCAGCTGGATCCTGTGCATTTCATCAAACTCAAGCTGACCGATAAAGAAGGAAATATAATTTCTGATAACTTCTATTGGAGAGGATCAACGCCTTTAGATTACACAGCTATCAATGATTTACCAAAAGCACACTTAGAAGTGAACTCAGCCGTAGCTGAAAAGGACGGCAATTATCTGGTGAATGCTGAGATTATGAACCCTAAAGATGCAAGAGGTGTGGCATTGGCTATCCGTGTAAAACTGGTGAACAGTGAAACGGGAGAGCAATACTTACCAACCTTTAAATCAGATAGTTATTTCAGTCTGCTGCCGGGTGAAAGTAAAAAGGTGCAGCTGGAAATAGCCAAGAGTATAATAGGAAAAGACACGCCAAAACTGGTGGTGGAACCTTACAATAATTAG